The following are encoded together in the Lathyrus oleraceus cultivar Zhongwan6 chromosome 3, CAAS_Psat_ZW6_1.0, whole genome shotgun sequence genome:
- the LOC127126498 gene encoding transcription elongation factor SPT6 homolog isoform X1 — protein MAKGVISDDEDEVELDMDEREPIDGEELEEGGGDMDEDDEEEEEGQDEYEKDGFIVDEIEEEDEQDEEERADSDEERQKKKKRKKKEEYVLDEDDYELLEDNNINIHRRKESKKFKRLKKGQRDEEGQSGQSDEEEFYGSGKVGRTAEEKLKRSLFGDDEGTHLEDIAEEEEQGEEEEDADIGEEDEMADFIVDEEEVDENGAPVRTKKPKGVRRTRPAPGVSSSALQEAQELFGDVDELLLARSRTRGSDDYKETRLEDEFEPIVLSEKYMTENDDRIRESDIPERMQISEESTGAPPLDESSIGEEGQWIVTQLKSGAVPWIPKLDSGSKKDDKEGLPIDKDDIVRFLELHHVQKLDIPFIAMYRKEECLSLLKDLERPEAGNDNYDKNNKTPTLKWHKILWALQDLDRKWLLLQKRKSALQLYYNKRFEEESRRVYDETRLNLNRQLFESVMRSLKEAESEREVDDVDSKFNLHFPPGEAGVDEGQYKRPKRKSMYSTFSKAGLWEVASRFGSSSEQIGLCLSVVKLHEFIDPKETPEEVASNFTCAMYDTPEEVLKCARHMAAVEISCEPSIKKYVRNHFIDHAVVSTSPTADGNITIDSFHQFSGVKWLREKPLCKFEDAQWLLIQKAEEDKLIQVTIKLPEENLNKVIDQFNEYYISDSVSRSAQLWNEQRKLILHDAIFRFLLPSMEKEARGVLASKAKHWVLTEYGKALWSKVSVGPYQQKESDLSSDDEAAPRVMACSWGPGKPQTTFVMLDSSGEVQDVLYTGSLTLRSQNVHDQQRKKNDQERVLKFMTDHQPHVVVLGAANLSCTRLKEDIYEVIFKMVEENPRDVGHEMDGLSIVYGDESLPRLYENSQISSEQLPSQQLGIVRRAVALGRFLQNPLAMVATLCGPRKEILSWKLTPWESFLNPDDKIGIVEQIMVDVTNQAGLDINLAISHEWLFAPLQFISGLGPRKAASLQRSLVRAGSIYTRKDFLTEHQLGKKVFVNAVGFLRVRRSGLAASSSQFIDLLDDTRIHPESYILAQELAKDVYDEDGTGDANDDDDALEMAIEHVRDRPSYLKNLDVEEYASGNNRQDKIETLYDIKRELIQGFQDWRKQYEEPSQDEEFYMISGETEETLAEGKMVQVTVRRVQAQRAICGLESGMTGILMKEDYADDLRDIIELSDRLHEGDMLTCKIKSIQKNRYQVFLVCKESEMRSDRLHHNHNFDPYYHEDRSSLPNEQDKIRKERERSKKHFKPRMIVHPRFQNITTDEAIEFLSDKDPGESIFRPNSKGPSYLTLTLKIHDGVYAHKEIIEGGKELKDITSLLRIGKTLKIGEDTFEDLDEVMDRYVDPLVTHLRTMLNYRKFRPGLKTEVDELLKTEKEENPMRIVYSFGICHEHPGTFVLTYIRSTNPHHEYIGLYPKGFRFRKKMFEDIDRLVAYFQRHIDDPQNDSAPSIRSVAAMVPMRSPATGGSSGASVGSGWGGSNSEGAWRGPSYDRDRSSTPGSRTGRPDYRNNGNRDEHPSGLPRPYGGGRGRGRGSYSNSSRGHNSNHERRAGATRWGSAVKDGDDSLSNFPGAKVQNSPGREAFPGGWGGGASGGDKSGWGGGANGGDKSGWGGGASVGDKSGWGGGASGGDKSGWGAGPSDAEQGNSGWGTGSKKAGDNGWSGN, from the exons ATGGCCAAAGGCGTAATCTCTGACGACGAAG ACGAGGTCGAGCTTGATATGGACGAGAGAGAGCCCATTGACGGTGAAGAATTGGAAGAAGGAGGTGGAGATATGGACGAGGATGATGAGGAAGAGGAGG AAGGGCAAGATGAATATGAAAAGGATGGATTTATAGTTGATGAAATTGAGGAAGAAGATGAGCAGGATGAAGAAGAAAGAGCAGACAGTGACGAAGAGCGGCAGAAGAAGAAAAAGAGGAAGAAAAA GGAGGAGTATGTCCTTGATGAAGATGATTATGAGTTGTTGGAGGACAATAATATCAATATTCATCGTCGGAAG GAAAGCAAAAAGTTTAAGCGATTAAAAAAGGGCCAGAGGGATGAGGAGGGGCAATCTGGACAATCTGACGAAGAAGAGTTTTATGGAAGTGGTAAGGTTGGGCGAACTGCTGAGGAGAAGCTTAAACGCAGTTTATTTGGCGATGATGAAG GAACTCATCTTGAAGACATTGCCGAAGAGGAGGAGCAAGGAGAAGAGGAGGAGGATGCTGACATCGGAGAAGAAGATGAAATGGCCGATTTCATCGTGGATGAAGAAGAAGTTGATGAGAACGGAGCCCCTGTGAG GACTAAGAAGCCAAAGGGTGTAAGAAGGACTAGGCCGGCACCGGGAGTCTCATCCTCAGCTTTACAAGAAGCTCAAGAATTATTTGGTGATGTCGATGAGTTGCTTTTGGCTCGCAGTCGTACTCGAGGATCGGATGATTACAAAGAGACTAGGCTTGAAGATGAATTTGAGCCTATTGTTCTCTCTGAGAAATATATGACAGAGAACGATGACCGAATAAGGGAGTCTGATATTCCCGAGAGAATGCAG ATATCGGAGGAGAGTACTGGTGCTCCTCCACTTGATGAAAGTAGTATAGGCGAAGAGGGTCAGTGGATAGTTACTCAACTTAAAAGTGGGGCAGTCCCTTGGATTCCCAAGTTAGATTCAGGCTCCAAAAAGGATGATAAGGAGGGTCTACCAATTGACAAGGATGATATTGTTAGATTTTTGGAACTGCATCATGTGCAAAAATTAGAT ATTCCTTTTATTGCCATGTATCGCAAGGAGGAGTGTTTAAGCTTATTGAAAGACCTAGAGCGACCTGAAGCTGGTAATGATAATTATGATAAGAATAACAAAACACCTACTCTAAAATGGCACAAG ATACTTTGGGCTCTACAGGACCTGGACAGGAAGTGGCTGCTTCTTCAGAAGCGGAAGAGTGCCCTCCAATTATACTACAATAAACGGTTTGAAGAAGAGTCTCGTCGTGTATACGATGAAACAAGACTAAACTTGAATAGGCAATTGTTTGAATCAGTTATGAGATCACTGAAGGAGGCAGAATCAGAGAGGGAGGTTGATGATGTTGACTCCAAGTTCAACTTACATTTCCCACCAGGTGAAGCTGGTGTTGATGAAGGACAGTACAAAAGGCCAAAACGGAAGTCAATGTATAGCACTTTCAGTAAGGCAGGTCTGTGGGAGGTTGCAAGCAGGTTTGGGTCTAGTTCTGAGCAAATCGGATTATGTCTATCTGTAGTTAAGCTG CATGAGTTCATAGATCCAAAGGAAACACCAGAAGAGGTGGCTTCTAACTTCACATGTGCCATGTACGATACTCCTGAAGAAGTTCTTAAATGTGCCAGACACATG GCAGCTGTTGAGATAAGTTGTGAACCTAGCATAAAGAAATATGTCCGTAACCACTTTATTGACCACGCCGTGGTGTCAACCTCCCCAACTGCCGATGGAAATATAACCATAGATTCGTTCCATCAGTTTTCTGGGGTGAAGTGGCTGCGAGAGAAGCCTTTGTGTAAATTTGAGGATGCCCAATGGCTCCTTATACAGAAGGCAGAAGAAGACAAACTCATTCAAGTTACTATTAAGCTTCCTGAAGAAAATCTTAATAAGGTAATAGACCAATTCAATGAGTATTATATCAGTGATAGTGTTAGCAGATCTGCTCAACTGTGGAATGAACAGAGGAAGCTGATACTGCATGATGCAATTTTTCGATTTCTTTTACCATCAATGGAAAAAGAAGCAAGAGGCGTcttagcaagcaaagcaaagcacTGGGTACTTACGGAGTATGGGAAGGCCTTGTGGAGTAAGGTTTCTGTGGGGCCTTATCAACAAAAGGAAAGTGATCTTAGCTCGGATGATGAGGCTGCTCCTAGGGTTATGGCCTGCTCTTGGGGCCCTGGAAAGCCACAAACAACTTTTGTTATGTTAGATTCATCGGGAGAAGTGCAAGATGTGCTATACACTGGGTCGCTTACTTTAAGGTCACAGAATGTCCATGACCAACAAAGGAAGAAGAATGACCAGGAACGCGTGCTGAAGTTTATGACAGATCACCAACCACATGTTGTTGTTTTAGGAGCAGCGAACTTGTCTTGCACTCGTTTGAAAGAAGATATATACGAG GTTATTTTTAAGATGGTCGAGGAAAACCCAAGAGATGTTGGGCATGAAATGGACGGGCTCAGTATAGTGTATGGAGACGAATCTCTGCCCCGTCTTTATGAAAATTCCCAAATTTCCTCTGAACAACTTCCTTCGCAGCAGCTAG GTATAGTGAGGCGGGCTGTTGCTCTTGGTCGATTTCTCCAGAACCCATTGGCAATGGTTGCAACATTATGTGGGCCCAGAAAGGAAATATTGTCATGGAAACTGACCCCTTGGGAGAGTTTTCTCAACCCGGATGATAAAATTGGGATAGTTGAGCAGATTATGGTAGATGTGACCAATCAGGCTGGCTTAGACATTAATTTAGCAATAAGTCATGAGTGGTTATTTGCTCCGTTACAATTTATTTCGGGGCTTGGTCCACGGAAGGCTGCATCCTTGCAAAGATCGCTAGTTAGAGCCGGCTCAATTTATACCCGGAAGGACTTTTTGACCGAACACCAACTTGGTAAAAAGGTGTTTGTCAACGCGGTTGGTTTCTTGCGTGTGAGGCGAAGTGGATTGGCTGCTAGCAGCAGCCAATTTATTGATTTACTGGATGATACACGAATTCATCCAGAGTCTTATATTCTTGCACAAGAGTTGGCCAAAGATGTCTATGATGAAGACGGCACCGGTGATGCAAATGATGACGATGATGCCCTAGAGATGGCCATAGAACACGTGAGAGATCGACCTAGTTATTTGAAAAATCTGGATGTTGAGGAATATGCTTCTGGAAATAATCGTCAAGACAAGATTGAAACTCTCTATGATATAAAAAGAGAATTGATTCAAGGTTTTCAGGATTGGCGTAAGCAATATGAAGAACCAAGTCAGGATGAGGAGTTCTATATGATTTCAGGTGAGACTGAAGAGACTCTCGCTGAAGGTAAAATGGTCCAGGTTACGGTTCGCCGAGTTCAAGCCCAAAGAGCAATTTGTGGGCTTGAATCCGGAATGACCGGAATCCTTATGAAAGAAGACTATGCAGATGACTTGAGAGATATAATTGAATTATCTGATAGGCTACATGAAGGCGACATGCTCACTTGTAAAATCAAGTCAATCCAAAAAAACAGGTATCAAGTCTTCCTTGTTTGTAAAGAAAGTGAAATGAGAAGTGATCGGTTACATCACAACCACAACTTTGATCCATATTACCACGAAGACCGGAGTTCCTTGCCGAATGAGCAAGACAAAATTCGGAAAGAAAGGGAGCGTTCAAAGAAGCATTTCAAGCCTAGGATGATTGTTCATCCACGGTTTCAGAATATTACTACCGATGAAGCAATTGAG TTCTTGTCAGACAAGGATCCTGGTGAAAGTATTTTCCGACCTAATTCTAAGGGCCCTTCATACCTTACTTTGACTCTTAAAATTCACGATGGAGTGTATGCCCACAAGGAGATAATTGAGGGCGGGAAGGAACTCAAGGACATCACAAGCTTACTTCGAATTGGAAAGACTCTTAAAATTGGAGAGGATACTTTTGAGGATTTAGATGAG GTTATGGATCGATATGTTGATCCCTTGGTTACTCATTTAAGAACAATGTTAAATTATCGCAAGTTCAGGCCGGGTTTGAAAACAGAAGTTGATGAACTTTTGAAGACCGAAAAGGAAGAGAATCCAATGCGCATAGTTTATAGTTTTGGCATCTGCCATGAACATCCTGGCACATTTGTATTGACTTACATAAGAAGTACAAATCCACACCATGAGTACATTGGTCTTTACCCCAAAGGATTCAGGTTCCGCAAAAAGATGTTTGAGGATATTGACCGGCTTGTGGCATATTTTCAAAGGCACATCGATGATCCACAAAATGATTCAGCACCTTCCATTAGATCAGTAGCTGCAATGGTGCCAATGCGAAGCCCTGCTACTGGGGGCTCATCAGGAGCATCCGTGGGTAGTGGCTGGGGTGGTTCAAACAGCGAGGGTGCTTGGAGAGGTCCCTCGTATGATAGGGATCGGTCTTCTACTCCTGGTTCCAGAACAG GACGACCTGATTACAGAAATAATGGGAATCGAGATGAACACCCTAGTGGATTGCCTCGTCCATACGGTGGTGGTCGAGGGCGTGGTCGCGGTTCTTATAGCAATAGTAGTAGAGGACACAACTCCAACCACGAAAGACGTGCCGGTGCAACCAGATGGGGATCTGCTGTGAAAGACGGGGATGACAGTTTAAGCAACTTCCCAGGGGCTAAGGTTCAAAATTCCCCTGGAAGAGAAGCATTTCCAGGTGGTTGGGGAGGTGGAGCTAGTGGTGGTGACAAAAGTGGCTGGGGAGGTGGAGCTAATGGTGGTGACAAAAGTGGCTGGGGAGGTGGAGCTAGTGTTGGTGACAAAAGTGGATGGGGAGGTGGAGCTAGTGGTGGGGACAAAAGTGGCTGGGGTGCTGGTCCAAGCGATGCTGAACAGGGAaactctggttggggaactgGGTCCAAGAAAGCCGGAGACAATGGATGGTCTGGAAACTGA
- the LOC127126498 gene encoding transcription elongation factor SPT6 homolog isoform X2 — protein MAKGVISDDEDEVELDMDEREPIDGEELEEGGGDMDEDDEEEEEGQDEYEKDGFIVDEIEEEDEQDEEERADSDEERQKKKKRKKKEEYVLDEDDYELLEDNNINIHRRKESKKFKRLKKGQRDEEGQSGQSDEEEFYGSGKVGRTAEEKLKRSLFGDDEGTHLEDIAEEEEQGEEEEDADIGEEDEMADFIVDEEEVDENGAPVRTKKPKGVRRTRPAPGVSSSALQEAQELFGDVDELLLARSRTRGSDDYKETRLEDEFEPIVLSEKYMTENDDRIRESDIPERMQISEESTGAPPLDESSIGEEGQWIVTQLKSGAVPWIPKLDSGSKKDDKEGLPIDKDDIVRFLELHHVQKLDIPFIAMYRKEECLSLLKDLERPEAGNDNYDKNNKTPTLKWHKILWALQDLDRKWLLLQKRKSALQLYYNKRFEEESRRVYDETRLNLNRQLFESVMRSLKEAESEREVDDVDSKFNLHFPPGEAGVDEGQYKRPKRKSMYSTFSKAGLWEVASRFGSSSEQIGLCLSVVKLHEFIDPKETPEEVASNFTCAMYDTPEEVLKCARHMAAVEISCEPSIKKYVRNHFIDHAVVSTSPTADGNITIDSFHQFSGVKWLREKPLCKFEDAQWLLIQKAEEDKLIQVTIKLPEENLNKRKLILHDAIFRFLLPSMEKEARGVLASKAKHWVLTEYGKALWSKVSVGPYQQKESDLSSDDEAAPRVMACSWGPGKPQTTFVMLDSSGEVQDVLYTGSLTLRSQNVHDQQRKKNDQERVLKFMTDHQPHVVVLGAANLSCTRLKEDIYEVIFKMVEENPRDVGHEMDGLSIVYGDESLPRLYENSQISSEQLPSQQLGIVRRAVALGRFLQNPLAMVATLCGPRKEILSWKLTPWESFLNPDDKIGIVEQIMVDVTNQAGLDINLAISHEWLFAPLQFISGLGPRKAASLQRSLVRAGSIYTRKDFLTEHQLGKKVFVNAVGFLRVRRSGLAASSSQFIDLLDDTRIHPESYILAQELAKDVYDEDGTGDANDDDDALEMAIEHVRDRPSYLKNLDVEEYASGNNRQDKIETLYDIKRELIQGFQDWRKQYEEPSQDEEFYMISGETEETLAEGKMVQVTVRRVQAQRAICGLESGMTGILMKEDYADDLRDIIELSDRLHEGDMLTCKIKSIQKNRYQVFLVCKESEMRSDRLHHNHNFDPYYHEDRSSLPNEQDKIRKERERSKKHFKPRMIVHPRFQNITTDEAIEFLSDKDPGESIFRPNSKGPSYLTLTLKIHDGVYAHKEIIEGGKELKDITSLLRIGKTLKIGEDTFEDLDEVMDRYVDPLVTHLRTMLNYRKFRPGLKTEVDELLKTEKEENPMRIVYSFGICHEHPGTFVLTYIRSTNPHHEYIGLYPKGFRFRKKMFEDIDRLVAYFQRHIDDPQNDSAPSIRSVAAMVPMRSPATGGSSGASVGSGWGGSNSEGAWRGPSYDRDRSSTPGSRTGRPDYRNNGNRDEHPSGLPRPYGGGRGRGRGSYSNSSRGHNSNHERRAGATRWGSAVKDGDDSLSNFPGAKVQNSPGREAFPGGWGGGASGGDKSGWGGGANGGDKSGWGGGASVGDKSGWGGGASGGDKSGWGAGPSDAEQGNSGWGTGSKKAGDNGWSGN, from the exons ATGGCCAAAGGCGTAATCTCTGACGACGAAG ACGAGGTCGAGCTTGATATGGACGAGAGAGAGCCCATTGACGGTGAAGAATTGGAAGAAGGAGGTGGAGATATGGACGAGGATGATGAGGAAGAGGAGG AAGGGCAAGATGAATATGAAAAGGATGGATTTATAGTTGATGAAATTGAGGAAGAAGATGAGCAGGATGAAGAAGAAAGAGCAGACAGTGACGAAGAGCGGCAGAAGAAGAAAAAGAGGAAGAAAAA GGAGGAGTATGTCCTTGATGAAGATGATTATGAGTTGTTGGAGGACAATAATATCAATATTCATCGTCGGAAG GAAAGCAAAAAGTTTAAGCGATTAAAAAAGGGCCAGAGGGATGAGGAGGGGCAATCTGGACAATCTGACGAAGAAGAGTTTTATGGAAGTGGTAAGGTTGGGCGAACTGCTGAGGAGAAGCTTAAACGCAGTTTATTTGGCGATGATGAAG GAACTCATCTTGAAGACATTGCCGAAGAGGAGGAGCAAGGAGAAGAGGAGGAGGATGCTGACATCGGAGAAGAAGATGAAATGGCCGATTTCATCGTGGATGAAGAAGAAGTTGATGAGAACGGAGCCCCTGTGAG GACTAAGAAGCCAAAGGGTGTAAGAAGGACTAGGCCGGCACCGGGAGTCTCATCCTCAGCTTTACAAGAAGCTCAAGAATTATTTGGTGATGTCGATGAGTTGCTTTTGGCTCGCAGTCGTACTCGAGGATCGGATGATTACAAAGAGACTAGGCTTGAAGATGAATTTGAGCCTATTGTTCTCTCTGAGAAATATATGACAGAGAACGATGACCGAATAAGGGAGTCTGATATTCCCGAGAGAATGCAG ATATCGGAGGAGAGTACTGGTGCTCCTCCACTTGATGAAAGTAGTATAGGCGAAGAGGGTCAGTGGATAGTTACTCAACTTAAAAGTGGGGCAGTCCCTTGGATTCCCAAGTTAGATTCAGGCTCCAAAAAGGATGATAAGGAGGGTCTACCAATTGACAAGGATGATATTGTTAGATTTTTGGAACTGCATCATGTGCAAAAATTAGAT ATTCCTTTTATTGCCATGTATCGCAAGGAGGAGTGTTTAAGCTTATTGAAAGACCTAGAGCGACCTGAAGCTGGTAATGATAATTATGATAAGAATAACAAAACACCTACTCTAAAATGGCACAAG ATACTTTGGGCTCTACAGGACCTGGACAGGAAGTGGCTGCTTCTTCAGAAGCGGAAGAGTGCCCTCCAATTATACTACAATAAACGGTTTGAAGAAGAGTCTCGTCGTGTATACGATGAAACAAGACTAAACTTGAATAGGCAATTGTTTGAATCAGTTATGAGATCACTGAAGGAGGCAGAATCAGAGAGGGAGGTTGATGATGTTGACTCCAAGTTCAACTTACATTTCCCACCAGGTGAAGCTGGTGTTGATGAAGGACAGTACAAAAGGCCAAAACGGAAGTCAATGTATAGCACTTTCAGTAAGGCAGGTCTGTGGGAGGTTGCAAGCAGGTTTGGGTCTAGTTCTGAGCAAATCGGATTATGTCTATCTGTAGTTAAGCTG CATGAGTTCATAGATCCAAAGGAAACACCAGAAGAGGTGGCTTCTAACTTCACATGTGCCATGTACGATACTCCTGAAGAAGTTCTTAAATGTGCCAGACACATG GCAGCTGTTGAGATAAGTTGTGAACCTAGCATAAAGAAATATGTCCGTAACCACTTTATTGACCACGCCGTGGTGTCAACCTCCCCAACTGCCGATGGAAATATAACCATAGATTCGTTCCATCAGTTTTCTGGGGTGAAGTGGCTGCGAGAGAAGCCTTTGTGTAAATTTGAGGATGCCCAATGGCTCCTTATACAGAAGGCAGAAGAAGACAAACTCATTCAAGTTACTATTAAGCTTCCTGAAGAAAATCTTAATAAG AGGAAGCTGATACTGCATGATGCAATTTTTCGATTTCTTTTACCATCAATGGAAAAAGAAGCAAGAGGCGTcttagcaagcaaagcaaagcacTGGGTACTTACGGAGTATGGGAAGGCCTTGTGGAGTAAGGTTTCTGTGGGGCCTTATCAACAAAAGGAAAGTGATCTTAGCTCGGATGATGAGGCTGCTCCTAGGGTTATGGCCTGCTCTTGGGGCCCTGGAAAGCCACAAACAACTTTTGTTATGTTAGATTCATCGGGAGAAGTGCAAGATGTGCTATACACTGGGTCGCTTACTTTAAGGTCACAGAATGTCCATGACCAACAAAGGAAGAAGAATGACCAGGAACGCGTGCTGAAGTTTATGACAGATCACCAACCACATGTTGTTGTTTTAGGAGCAGCGAACTTGTCTTGCACTCGTTTGAAAGAAGATATATACGAG GTTATTTTTAAGATGGTCGAGGAAAACCCAAGAGATGTTGGGCATGAAATGGACGGGCTCAGTATAGTGTATGGAGACGAATCTCTGCCCCGTCTTTATGAAAATTCCCAAATTTCCTCTGAACAACTTCCTTCGCAGCAGCTAG GTATAGTGAGGCGGGCTGTTGCTCTTGGTCGATTTCTCCAGAACCCATTGGCAATGGTTGCAACATTATGTGGGCCCAGAAAGGAAATATTGTCATGGAAACTGACCCCTTGGGAGAGTTTTCTCAACCCGGATGATAAAATTGGGATAGTTGAGCAGATTATGGTAGATGTGACCAATCAGGCTGGCTTAGACATTAATTTAGCAATAAGTCATGAGTGGTTATTTGCTCCGTTACAATTTATTTCGGGGCTTGGTCCACGGAAGGCTGCATCCTTGCAAAGATCGCTAGTTAGAGCCGGCTCAATTTATACCCGGAAGGACTTTTTGACCGAACACCAACTTGGTAAAAAGGTGTTTGTCAACGCGGTTGGTTTCTTGCGTGTGAGGCGAAGTGGATTGGCTGCTAGCAGCAGCCAATTTATTGATTTACTGGATGATACACGAATTCATCCAGAGTCTTATATTCTTGCACAAGAGTTGGCCAAAGATGTCTATGATGAAGACGGCACCGGTGATGCAAATGATGACGATGATGCCCTAGAGATGGCCATAGAACACGTGAGAGATCGACCTAGTTATTTGAAAAATCTGGATGTTGAGGAATATGCTTCTGGAAATAATCGTCAAGACAAGATTGAAACTCTCTATGATATAAAAAGAGAATTGATTCAAGGTTTTCAGGATTGGCGTAAGCAATATGAAGAACCAAGTCAGGATGAGGAGTTCTATATGATTTCAGGTGAGACTGAAGAGACTCTCGCTGAAGGTAAAATGGTCCAGGTTACGGTTCGCCGAGTTCAAGCCCAAAGAGCAATTTGTGGGCTTGAATCCGGAATGACCGGAATCCTTATGAAAGAAGACTATGCAGATGACTTGAGAGATATAATTGAATTATCTGATAGGCTACATGAAGGCGACATGCTCACTTGTAAAATCAAGTCAATCCAAAAAAACAGGTATCAAGTCTTCCTTGTTTGTAAAGAAAGTGAAATGAGAAGTGATCGGTTACATCACAACCACAACTTTGATCCATATTACCACGAAGACCGGAGTTCCTTGCCGAATGAGCAAGACAAAATTCGGAAAGAAAGGGAGCGTTCAAAGAAGCATTTCAAGCCTAGGATGATTGTTCATCCACGGTTTCAGAATATTACTACCGATGAAGCAATTGAG TTCTTGTCAGACAAGGATCCTGGTGAAAGTATTTTCCGACCTAATTCTAAGGGCCCTTCATACCTTACTTTGACTCTTAAAATTCACGATGGAGTGTATGCCCACAAGGAGATAATTGAGGGCGGGAAGGAACTCAAGGACATCACAAGCTTACTTCGAATTGGAAAGACTCTTAAAATTGGAGAGGATACTTTTGAGGATTTAGATGAG GTTATGGATCGATATGTTGATCCCTTGGTTACTCATTTAAGAACAATGTTAAATTATCGCAAGTTCAGGCCGGGTTTGAAAACAGAAGTTGATGAACTTTTGAAGACCGAAAAGGAAGAGAATCCAATGCGCATAGTTTATAGTTTTGGCATCTGCCATGAACATCCTGGCACATTTGTATTGACTTACATAAGAAGTACAAATCCACACCATGAGTACATTGGTCTTTACCCCAAAGGATTCAGGTTCCGCAAAAAGATGTTTGAGGATATTGACCGGCTTGTGGCATATTTTCAAAGGCACATCGATGATCCACAAAATGATTCAGCACCTTCCATTAGATCAGTAGCTGCAATGGTGCCAATGCGAAGCCCTGCTACTGGGGGCTCATCAGGAGCATCCGTGGGTAGTGGCTGGGGTGGTTCAAACAGCGAGGGTGCTTGGAGAGGTCCCTCGTATGATAGGGATCGGTCTTCTACTCCTGGTTCCAGAACAG GACGACCTGATTACAGAAATAATGGGAATCGAGATGAACACCCTAGTGGATTGCCTCGTCCATACGGTGGTGGTCGAGGGCGTGGTCGCGGTTCTTATAGCAATAGTAGTAGAGGACACAACTCCAACCACGAAAGACGTGCCGGTGCAACCAGATGGGGATCTGCTGTGAAAGACGGGGATGACAGTTTAAGCAACTTCCCAGGGGCTAAGGTTCAAAATTCCCCTGGAAGAGAAGCATTTCCAGGTGGTTGGGGAGGTGGAGCTAGTGGTGGTGACAAAAGTGGCTGGGGAGGTGGAGCTAATGGTGGTGACAAAAGTGGCTGGGGAGGTGGAGCTAGTGTTGGTGACAAAAGTGGATGGGGAGGTGGAGCTAGTGGTGGGGACAAAAGTGGCTGGGGTGCTGGTCCAAGCGATGCTGAACAGGGAaactctggttggggaactgGGTCCAAGAAAGCCGGAGACAATGGATGGTCTGGAAACTGA